A window from Actinomycetospora corticicola encodes these proteins:
- the treY gene encoding malto-oligosyltrehalose synthase, which yields MSTRIPSSTYRLQLSPEQDFASATDLVGYLGDLGAGALYCSPLLQPSPGSMHGYDVVDPTKVNDELGGEQARVALIGALREAGLKALIDLVPNHMGVAVPEANPSWWSLLQLGPESPYASWYDVDLSVPVLIPVLGSPEDVEKLELSDDGTELRYFEHRYPVAPGTGEGSPQEVHERQHYRLVHWRRGNAELTYRRFFDVSDLAAVRVDDPAVFDATHAEVLRWVGADPDVVSGLRIDHPDGLTAPGAYLRRLRERLGDDAWLLVEKITSLRADGATEALPASWPADGTTGYDALREVCGLFVDPRGESLVEQIAAEHTGARQRLSVAEHTAKRLVTDEILVAEVRRIAALVPAEDGDDEATVRDAVAELLAAYPVYRSYLPEGRADLERAVDTASTARPELAPVVRRIRAAMIADPDGPLTLRVEQTSGMVTAKGVEDTTFYRWNRFVALNEVGGAPDRFGVSPAEFHVAAAHRAAATPVAMTTLSTHDTKRSEDVRARLAVLSELTAEWGALLRTLSARHPLPSPSLELLAWQSVIGAWPLTEDRLGGYLTKASKEAKLVTAHVDANAEVDEQIAAWPAQVLSEADTVAEIEAFVAGIDAHARSNSLGQKLLQIAGPGVPDVYQGTELFEYSLVDPDNRRPVEFARRRELLGRIDGGWLPPGDDPDGATKLLVTAAALRLRRFRPELFEGYAPLIAAGPAADHAVAFARGGPAGRERLVVVATRLPVGLEAAGGWADTVLPLPAGASDWTDMVTGEAVDGSAPALSELLARYPVALLVRPA from the coding sequence GTGAGCACCCGGATCCCCAGCTCGACCTACCGGCTCCAGCTCTCGCCCGAGCAGGACTTCGCCTCGGCCACCGACCTCGTCGGCTACCTCGGTGACCTCGGCGCGGGCGCGCTGTACTGCTCCCCGCTGCTGCAGCCCTCCCCCGGGTCGATGCACGGCTACGACGTCGTCGACCCCACGAAGGTCAACGACGAGCTGGGCGGCGAGCAGGCCCGCGTGGCGCTGATCGGGGCGCTGCGCGAGGCGGGCCTGAAGGCGCTGATCGACCTCGTGCCGAACCACATGGGCGTCGCGGTGCCGGAGGCGAACCCGTCGTGGTGGTCGCTGCTGCAGCTCGGCCCGGAGTCGCCGTACGCGTCCTGGTACGACGTCGACCTCTCGGTGCCGGTCCTGATCCCGGTGCTCGGCTCGCCCGAGGACGTCGAGAAGCTCGAGCTGTCCGACGACGGGACCGAGCTGCGGTACTTCGAGCACCGGTACCCGGTGGCGCCGGGGACGGGCGAGGGCTCGCCCCAGGAGGTGCACGAGCGCCAGCACTACCGGCTCGTGCACTGGCGGCGCGGCAACGCGGAGCTGACGTACCGCCGGTTCTTCGACGTGTCCGACCTGGCCGCCGTCCGGGTGGACGACCCGGCGGTCTTCGACGCGACGCACGCCGAGGTGCTGCGCTGGGTCGGGGCGGACCCCGACGTCGTCAGCGGGCTGCGCATCGACCACCCCGACGGGCTCACCGCCCCCGGGGCCTACCTGCGACGCCTGCGCGAGCGGCTGGGCGACGACGCCTGGCTGCTGGTCGAGAAGATCACCTCCCTGCGCGCCGACGGCGCCACCGAGGCGCTGCCGGCGTCGTGGCCCGCCGACGGGACGACGGGGTACGACGCCCTGCGCGAGGTGTGCGGGCTGTTCGTCGACCCGCGCGGCGAGTCGCTGGTCGAGCAGATCGCCGCGGAGCACACCGGGGCGCGGCAGCGCCTGTCGGTGGCCGAGCACACGGCGAAGCGGCTGGTCACCGACGAGATCCTGGTCGCGGAGGTGCGCCGGATCGCGGCCCTGGTGCCCGCCGAGGACGGTGACGACGAGGCGACGGTCCGGGACGCGGTGGCGGAGCTGCTGGCGGCGTACCCGGTGTACCGGTCGTACCTGCCGGAGGGGCGGGCCGACCTGGAGCGCGCGGTCGACACGGCGTCGACCGCCCGTCCCGAGCTGGCCCCCGTCGTCCGCCGTATCCGCGCGGCGATGATCGCCGACCCGGACGGGCCGCTGACCCTGCGCGTGGAGCAGACCAGCGGGATGGTCACCGCGAAGGGCGTCGAGGACACGACCTTCTACCGGTGGAACCGGTTCGTCGCGCTCAACGAGGTCGGCGGCGCGCCCGACCGGTTCGGCGTCTCCCCCGCGGAGTTCCACGTCGCCGCCGCCCACCGGGCCGCCGCGACGCCGGTCGCGATGACGACCCTGTCGACCCACGACACGAAGCGCTCCGAGGACGTGCGGGCCCGGCTCGCGGTGCTCTCGGAGCTCACGGCGGAGTGGGGCGCGCTGCTGCGCACCCTGTCGGCCCGCCACCCGCTCCCCTCGCCCTCGCTCGAGCTCCTGGCGTGGCAGTCGGTGATCGGGGCGTGGCCGCTGACCGAGGACCGGCTCGGCGGCTACCTGACGAAGGCGTCGAAGGAGGCGAAGCTCGTCACGGCGCACGTCGACGCGAACGCCGAGGTCGACGAGCAGATCGCCGCGTGGCCGGCCCAGGTCCTCTCCGAAGCCGACACGGTCGCCGAGATCGAGGCCTTCGTCGCGGGCATCGACGCCCACGCGCGGTCGAACTCGCTCGGCCAGAAGCTCCTGCAGATCGCCGGGCCGGGCGTGCCCGACGTCTACCAGGGCACCGAGCTGTTCGAGTACTCGCTGGTCGACCCGGACAACCGGCGGCCCGTCGAGTTCGCCCGCCGTCGGGAGCTGCTCGGCCGGATCGACGGGGGATGGCTGCCGCCCGGGGACGACCCGGACGGGGCCACGAAGCTGCTGGTGACCGCGGCGGCACTGCGCCTGCGCCGGTTCCGGCCGGAGCTCTTCGAGGGGTACGCCCCGCTGATCGCCGCCGGTCCGGCGGCCGACCACGCGGTGGCGTTCGCCCGGGGCGGTCCGGCCGGGCGGGAGCGGCTCGTCGTCGTGGCGACCCGGCTGCCGGTCGGGCTCGAGGCCGCCGGCGGGTGGGCCGACACGGTCCTCCCGCTGCCCGCCGGGGCCTCCGACTGGACCGACATGGTCACCGGTGAGGCCGTCGACGGCTCCGCCCCGGCGTTGTCGGAGCTCCTCGCCCGCTATCCCGTGGCGTTGCTGGTCCGGCCCGCCTGA